One window from the genome of Streptomyces sp. NBC_00091 encodes:
- a CDS encoding tRNA-dependent cyclodipeptide synthase, with protein MTTATRTSAFRVDPYTPHCQVIAAEGDHAVIGISPGNSYFSARRVHELAEWALDNFAQADLIYTDLHVAEMYEATGYPPDEARRKTVKNLRGVRAKVTNAVADTDPSGTRLRGRPMSSLQGIPAYDRMHADLLERLHTDPAFAQTCNELVDIFLSSKVLGGQQPTAHQRAVCLDYVCAEAPLFLDTPAILGVPSSLNCYHQALPMADLLYSRGAGLRASRNQGHAIVTPATEGDQL; from the coding sequence ATGACAACAGCCACTCGAACCAGTGCCTTCCGTGTCGATCCGTACACTCCGCACTGTCAGGTCATTGCCGCCGAAGGCGACCATGCCGTCATCGGTATCTCCCCCGGCAACTCCTACTTCTCCGCCCGCCGTGTGCACGAGCTCGCCGAGTGGGCGCTCGACAACTTCGCACAGGCCGACCTCATCTATACGGACCTGCACGTGGCAGAGATGTACGAGGCGACGGGCTATCCCCCCGACGAAGCCCGCCGAAAGACCGTCAAGAACCTCCGTGGCGTACGCGCCAAGGTGACCAACGCGGTGGCCGACACCGACCCCTCCGGCACCCGCCTGCGCGGCAGACCCATGTCCTCGCTCCAGGGCATCCCCGCCTACGACCGCATGCACGCCGACCTGCTGGAACGGCTGCACACCGACCCGGCGTTCGCGCAGACCTGCAACGAACTCGTCGACATCTTCCTGTCGTCGAAGGTGCTGGGGGGCCAGCAGCCCACCGCGCACCAGCGGGCGGTCTGCCTGGACTACGTGTGCGCCGAAGCGCCCCTCTTCCTCGACACCCCCGCGATCCTCGGCGTCCCCTCGTCGCTGAACTGCTACCACCAGGCGCTGCCGATGGCGGACCTGCTCTACTCGCGCGGCGCCGGACTGCGGGCCTCCCGCAACCAGGGCCACGCCATCGTCACCCCCGCCACCGAAGGAGACCAGCTGTGA
- a CDS encoding response regulator transcription factor produces MQSEKTQVRVVIVEDHPLFRVGLRSALESADDIHVVGEAETLADLAPVVEAGRPQVVVMDLSLPDGSGIEATRRLTEENPGLSVLVLTMADDDGTLLAALHAGARGYLVKGAGREEVLHAVRTVAAGGAVFGPDVAARIAVLATGGGRREAERLFPALTAREVEVLDLVARGYDNRRISRELFLAEKTVRNHITHIFEKLDVATRAEAVARARDAGLGARDTDAGLGARDAEG; encoded by the coding sequence ATGCAGTCCGAGAAGACGCAGGTACGTGTGGTGATCGTCGAGGACCACCCGCTGTTTCGCGTGGGGCTGAGGTCGGCGCTGGAGAGCGCCGACGACATCCACGTGGTCGGCGAGGCCGAGACGCTCGCGGACCTGGCGCCCGTGGTGGAGGCCGGACGGCCCCAGGTCGTGGTGATGGACCTGTCGCTGCCCGACGGGTCGGGCATCGAGGCCACCCGGCGGCTGACCGAGGAGAACCCGGGGCTGTCGGTGCTGGTGCTCACCATGGCCGACGACGACGGCACCCTCCTCGCCGCCCTGCACGCCGGCGCCCGCGGGTACCTGGTCAAGGGCGCCGGGCGCGAGGAGGTCCTGCACGCGGTGCGCACGGTCGCCGCCGGCGGCGCGGTCTTCGGGCCGGACGTGGCCGCGCGGATCGCCGTACTGGCCACCGGGGGCGGCCGGCGCGAGGCCGAACGGCTCTTCCCGGCCCTGACCGCGCGCGAGGTCGAGGTGCTCGACCTGGTCGCCCGGGGGTACGACAACCGGCGGATCTCGCGGGAGCTGTTCCTGGCCGAGAAGACCGTGCGCAACCACATCACCCACATCTTCGAGAAGCTCGACGTCGCCACCCGGGCCGAGGCCGTCGCCCGGGCACGGGACGCGGGGCTCGGAGCGCGGGACACGGACGCGGGGCTCGGAGCGCGCGACGCGGAGGGCTGA
- a CDS encoding MFS transporter, with translation MDGDRRGWRQCVLGGAVFAVCMAGTTLPTPLYGLYQEKFGFSELMVTVVYAVYAFGVIGVLLLAGNASDAVGRRPVLLAGLGFAAASAVCFLCATGLGWLYAGRLLSGLSAGLFTGAGTAYVIESAPPGGAARATFVATAANMGGLGCGPLLAGLLSQYAARPLYLPFTVHLALVAASVAVLLGLGETVRERRPLGTVRPQRPGLPAPVRPVFGPAAIASFVGFALFGVFTSVSPAFLAQSLGVHNRAVSGLVVALAFFASTAGQLAVGRVGAGRSLPLGCVGLLAGLGLLAGALYWDLLVLVVLSALVGGAGQGLAFRGALSAVAQASPADRRAAVISTLFVVAYAGISVPVIGVGVLADPIGLEGAGLVFIACMAALVSTAGVYLLRRSGR, from the coding sequence ATGGACGGTGATCGCCGGGGATGGAGGCAGTGCGTGCTCGGCGGGGCGGTGTTCGCCGTGTGCATGGCGGGCACCACCCTGCCGACCCCCCTCTACGGCCTGTACCAGGAGAAGTTCGGCTTCTCCGAGCTGATGGTGACCGTCGTGTACGCCGTGTACGCCTTCGGGGTCATCGGGGTGCTGCTGCTGGCCGGCAATGCCTCGGACGCCGTGGGGCGGCGGCCGGTGCTGCTGGCGGGGCTGGGGTTCGCGGCGGCGAGCGCCGTCTGCTTCCTGTGCGCCACCGGGCTGGGCTGGCTGTACGCGGGGCGGCTGCTGTCGGGGCTGTCCGCCGGCCTGTTCACCGGGGCCGGCACGGCCTACGTGATCGAGTCGGCCCCGCCCGGCGGCGCCGCCCGGGCCACGTTCGTGGCGACGGCCGCGAACATGGGCGGGCTGGGCTGCGGCCCGCTGCTCGCCGGGCTGCTCTCGCAGTACGCCGCCCGGCCGCTGTACCTGCCCTTCACGGTGCACCTCGCGCTGGTGGCGGCCTCGGTCGCCGTGCTGCTGGGGCTCGGGGAGACCGTACGGGAGCGGCGGCCGCTGGGCACCGTACGGCCACAGCGGCCCGGGCTGCCCGCGCCGGTGCGCCCGGTGTTCGGGCCGGCGGCGATCGCCTCCTTCGTGGGCTTCGCGCTGTTCGGGGTGTTCACGTCGGTCAGCCCGGCGTTCCTCGCGCAGTCGCTGGGCGTGCACAACCGGGCCGTGAGCGGGCTGGTCGTGGCGCTGGCCTTCTTCGCGTCGACCGCGGGGCAGCTGGCCGTGGGCCGGGTCGGGGCGGGGCGGTCGCTGCCGCTGGGCTGCGTCGGGCTCCTCGCCGGGCTCGGGCTGCTCGCCGGCGCGCTGTACTGGGACCTGCTGGTCCTGGTGGTGCTGAGCGCGCTGGTCGGCGGGGCCGGTCAGGGGCTGGCGTTTCGCGGGGCGCTGTCCGCGGTGGCGCAGGCCTCGCCGGCGGACCGGCGCGCCGCGGTGATCTCGACGCTGTTCGTGGTGGCGTACGCGGGCATCTCGGTGCCGGTGATCGGTGTGGGGGTGCTGGCGGATCCGATCGGGCTGGAGGGTGCGGGGCTGGTGTTCATCGCCTGCATGGCGGCCTTGGTCTCGACCGCCGGGGTCTACCTGCTGCGGCGCTCGGGCAGGTGA
- a CDS encoding amino acid ABC transporter ATP-binding protein, with amino-acid sequence MGTDRPEIEIRELHKSFGDNHVLRGIDLDVDRGEVVCVIGPSGSGKSTLLRCVNLLEEPSRGQVFVGGTELTDPDVDIDAARRRIGMVFQQFNLFPHISVTANLTLPQRRVLGRDKAKAAAVARENLERVGLAGKADAYPAQLSGGQQQRVAIARALSMGPEVMLFDEPTSALDPELVGEVLSVMRVLAGEGMTMMVVTHEMSFAREVADRVVFMDAGVIVEQGPAEQVVTRPEHERTRNFLNRILDPAAAPAPAGDDALPEEQPPGERRPEA; translated from the coding sequence ATGGGCACGGACCGCCCGGAGATCGAGATCCGGGAGCTGCACAAGTCCTTCGGGGACAACCACGTCCTGCGCGGCATCGACCTGGACGTCGACCGCGGCGAGGTGGTGTGCGTCATCGGGCCGTCCGGCTCGGGCAAGTCCACCCTGCTGCGCTGCGTGAACCTGCTGGAGGAGCCGAGCCGCGGCCAGGTCTTCGTCGGCGGTACCGAACTGACCGACCCGGACGTCGACATCGATGCCGCGCGCCGCCGCATCGGCATGGTCTTCCAGCAGTTCAACCTCTTCCCGCACATCAGCGTCACCGCGAACCTCACCCTCCCGCAGCGGCGGGTGCTGGGCCGGGACAAGGCGAAGGCAGCCGCCGTCGCCCGCGAGAACCTGGAGCGGGTCGGCCTCGCCGGGAAGGCGGACGCCTATCCGGCCCAGCTGTCCGGCGGCCAGCAGCAGCGGGTGGCGATCGCCCGGGCCCTGTCGATGGGGCCGGAGGTGATGCTCTTCGACGAGCCGACCTCGGCGCTCGACCCGGAACTCGTCGGCGAGGTGCTGTCGGTGATGCGCGTCCTGGCGGGGGAGGGGATGACCATGATGGTCGTCACCCACGAGATGAGCTTCGCCCGGGAGGTCGCGGACCGGGTCGTGTTCATGGACGCCGGCGTCATCGTCGAGCAGGGGCCGGCCGAGCAGGTCGTCACCCGCCCGGAGCACGAACGCACCCGCAACTTCCTCAACCGCATCCTGGACCCCGCGGCGGCCCCGGCACCGGCCGGCGACGACGCGCTGCCGGAGGAGCAGCCGCCGGGGGAGCGACGGCCGGAGGCGTGA
- a CDS encoding amino acid ABC transporter permease encodes MTSRLTRRQRRRVWQGVQYAVFVAVLVLIGVLADWDRLQNQFAQTDLALRLFPKIITIALRNTVVYTVSGFLFGLVLGLVIAMMRLSSVAPYRWVASVYIELFRGLPALLIFIFVGVAVPLAFPGTAIPGGTYGKVALGLGLVAAAYMAETIRAGIQAVPKGQMEAARSLGFSHGRAMVSVVIPQAFRIVIPPLTNELVLLFKDSSLVLFLGVTLEERELTKFGRDLASETANSTPILVAGLCYLLVTVPLSFVVRRLEARADKAT; translated from the coding sequence GTGACCTCTCGGCTGACCCGGCGCCAGCGGCGCCGCGTCTGGCAGGGCGTCCAGTACGCGGTCTTCGTGGCCGTGCTGGTCCTGATCGGCGTCCTCGCCGACTGGGACCGGCTGCAGAACCAGTTCGCGCAGACCGACCTGGCCCTCAGGCTCTTCCCGAAGATCATCACCATCGCCCTGCGGAACACGGTGGTGTACACCGTCTCCGGGTTCCTGTTCGGCCTGGTGCTCGGCCTGGTCATCGCCATGATGAGGCTGTCCTCGGTGGCCCCGTACCGCTGGGTCGCGAGCGTCTACATCGAGCTGTTCCGGGGCCTGCCCGCCCTGCTGATCTTCATCTTCGTCGGCGTGGCGGTACCCCTGGCCTTCCCCGGTACCGCCATCCCCGGCGGCACGTACGGGAAGGTCGCGCTCGGCCTCGGCCTGGTCGCCGCCGCCTACATGGCGGAAACGATCCGCGCCGGCATCCAGGCCGTGCCCAAGGGGCAGATGGAAGCGGCCCGCTCGCTGGGCTTCTCCCACGGCCGGGCCATGGTGTCGGTGGTCATTCCCCAGGCCTTCCGCATCGTCATCCCCCCGCTCACCAACGAACTGGTCCTCCTCTTCAAGGACTCCTCGCTGGTGCTGTTCCTGGGCGTGACGCTCGAGGAGCGGGAACTGACGAAATTCGGCCGGGACCTCGCCAGCGAGACCGCCAACTCCACCCCCATCCTCGTCGCGGGCCTGTGCTACCTCCTGGTGACCGTGCCGCTGAGCTTCGTGGTGCGCCGGCTCGAGGCCCGCGCGGACAAGGCCACGTGA
- a CDS encoding ABC transporter substrate-binding protein gives MFLAVGCSSGDSGPGEAAGGVPVVAKGKLTTCTHLPYPPFQFEQNGKVVGFDVALIDLVAQNLEVEQKILDTPFENFKTGAFLNSGQCDLAAAGMTITDERKKNVDFSVPYFDATQALLATKKSGVTSLADVKAKGKKLGAQAETTGESYAKAQGFNPVAFESSDAVLNGLRTGQVDAVVIDYPVVQGWLKDPANASEFVLGQNIETGEKYGFSVKKGNTALLAAIDKAVTAAKADGTYKKIYEQWIGPLPQATS, from the coding sequence CGGCGGGGGGCGTACCCGTCGTCGCGAAGGGCAAGCTGACCACCTGCACCCACCTGCCCTACCCGCCCTTCCAGTTCGAGCAGAACGGCAAGGTCGTCGGCTTCGACGTGGCCCTGATCGACCTCGTCGCACAGAACCTCGAGGTCGAACAGAAGATCCTCGACACACCGTTCGAGAACTTCAAGACCGGCGCCTTCCTCAACTCGGGCCAGTGCGACCTCGCCGCGGCCGGTATGACGATCACCGACGAGCGCAAGAAGAACGTCGACTTCTCCGTCCCCTACTTCGACGCGACCCAGGCACTGCTGGCGACCAAGAAGAGCGGCGTCACCTCGCTCGCCGACGTCAAGGCGAAGGGGAAGAAACTGGGCGCGCAGGCCGAGACCACCGGCGAGAGCTACGCCAAGGCGCAGGGCTTCAACCCCGTCGCCTTCGAGAGCTCGGACGCCGTGCTCAACGGACTGCGCACGGGCCAGGTCGACGCGGTCGTCATCGACTACCCGGTGGTCCAGGGCTGGCTCAAGGACCCGGCGAACGCCTCGGAGTTCGTCCTCGGGCAGAACATCGAGACCGGTGAGAAGTACGGCTTCTCCGTGAAGAAGGGCAACACCGCCCTCCTCGCCGCGATCGACAAGGCGGTCACCGCCGCCAAGGCCGACGGCACCTACAAGAAGATCTACGAACAGTGGATCGGCCCGCTGCCCCAGGCGACGTCGTGA